From one Babesia bovis T2Bo chromosome 3, whole genome shotgun sequence genomic stretch:
- a CDS encoding 3'-5' exonuclease domain containing protein encodes MFYTLLTLALCLLSNLRCRGYRIALCSGRDLPAGFCRRVYSSIGTGSNNGTESIISLNTNTELKPAQFSGRIVLIDSENAEHYQDSAAALLSTKCVGFDLEYVPDYYASIHRQSFDRTRPAVIQIASNDICLVYLMYKIGHLPSSVSHILSDPDILKISHGAPSDMRLMYRHFGVRSRSFVDLQSVCEELQLRPCSLKSVVQRVLGLRLSKKQQCSNWEAAELSQQQIKYAATDAWVTLAAFLKLKPKSLRKLVVNELGDVQVDSGT; translated from the exons atgttttacacattgctCACACTGGCGCTGTGTTTGCTGAGCAATCTGCGCTGTAGGGGCTATCGCATAGCTTTGTGCTCTGGGAGGGATTTACCCGCCGGTTTCTGTCGGCGTGTATATTCTTCTATAGGTACTGGTAGCAACAATGGCACCGAATCGATAATATCTTTAAATACAAATACTGAGCTAAAACCAGCTCAATTTAGCGGTAGAATTGTGCTAATTGATAGCGAAAATGCTGAGCATTACCAGGATTCTGCGGCAGCATTGTTGAGCACAA AATGCGTGGGTTTTGATTTGGAGTATGTACCTGACTACTACGCATCTATACATCGGCAGAGTTTTGATAGAACACGTCCGGCTGTTATACAGATTGCCAGTAATGACATCTGCTTGGTCTACCTTATGTACAAGATCGGTCATTTGCCATCATCAGTATCGCATATTCTATCAGACCCCGACATTCTTAAG ATATCACATGGAGCACCGTCTGATATGCGATTAATGTATCGACACTTTGGCGTACGCAGTCGTAGCTTCGTTGACCTTCAGAGTGTCTGCGAGGAGCTTCAGCTACGGCCGTGCAGTTTGAAAAGTGTCGTACAACGTGTTCTTGGACTACGTCTAAGCAAGAAGCAGCAATGCTCCAATTGGGAGGCTGCTGAGTTAAGTCAACAGCAGATTAAGTACGCTGCGACAGATGCGTGGGTTACATTAGCTGCGTTTTTGAAATTGAAGCCGAAATCATTGCGAAAACTCGTGGTTAACGAGTTGGGTGATGTCCAGGTTGATTCTGGAACTTGA
- a CDS encoding putative integral membrane protein, with product MANVQSHQPIVIDARSEMQRREDERHRIDNNGEQPLHPRWRLERIFLYILLSVLTIGIIIITVVLCCGGNSRTVHEWVIRDDKIEGGNHKTTLTREQIEQLVNGSVSVVNGRLQGPNGPIDIPGLGNLTGSVDDFFNKLPKPDVTRPDYHEQQIREAEREVRDRLTGSPSGISI from the coding sequence ATGGCAAATGTTCAATCTCACCAACCTATTGTAATTGATGCTAGAAGTGAAATGCAGAGGCGTGAGGATGAAAGACATAGAATTGATAACAACGGCGAACAACCTCTTCATCCTAGATGGAGACTAGAGAGGATCtttttgtatattctaCTATCCGTTCTAACAATCGGTATTATTATAATCACGGTTGTCTTGTGTTGCGGTGGAAATTCCAGAACTGTTCATGAGTGGGTAATAAGAGATGATAAAATCGAAGGGGGCAATCATAAAACCACGTTGACCCGTGAGCAAATCGAACAGCTGGTTAATGGTTCCGTAAGTGTGGTGAACGGTAGGCTACAAGGTCCCAATGGTCCAATTGATATTCCAGGACTTGGTAACCTTACGGGTAGTGTAGATGATTTCTTTAACAAATTGCCGAAGCCAGATGTTACAAGGCCGGATTATCATGAGCAGCAAATACGTGAGGCTGAAAGGGAAGTAAGGGATCGCCTTACTGGGTCACCATCGGGAATATCAATCTAA
- a CDS encoding C2H2 type zinc-finger (2 copies) family protein — protein MSLASKESPGLCFFKSSRKIQPTQSIESNKCITCSAVFDDITEQKQHFKSEWHLYNVKRKGSGISTISEDEFVKLKEGLAQIMAQKNTEIETKNRNKLSRKSSAKSNKSESIDGTKTIGVSHKPTSQTEPTGATSVPYDPVMCIFSGERSQTMEDNIKAMGKNYSFFIPEREYLVSPDGLLGYLYDKIHNQYTCIYCHKPFGSIYAVNHHMEQKQHRKLNDDDLDEVAQFYDFTRSYAELMIKGVDYYKHDGTESTVDRDDSEYTDDEDDWEDVITPETEQHDAIQTLSSLGLYRARISPSGNLTLPNGREAIHRDISYVYKQHLIVRSSYGMAKGPTGFQFLPTALKKQIKQADKLKRTKLDHGTLKAQYKSYKLFVPCNQIAYAT, from the coding sequence ATGTCACTGGCATCTAAGGAGTCACCGGGACTCTGCTTTTTCAAGAGTAGCAGGAAAATACAGCCCACCCAAAGTATAGAAAGCAATAAATGTATAACTTGCAGCGCAGTATTTGACGATATAACGgaacaaaaacaacattttAAATCAGAATGgcatttgtataatgttAAACGTAAAGGAAGTGGCATATCAACGATTAGTGAAGATGAGTTCGTGAAACTAAAGGAAGGCCTTGCTCAAATTATGGCCCAAAAGAACACTGAAATTGAAACAAAGAATCGCAACAAACTTTCACGTAAATCAAGTGCTAAAAGTAATAAATCGGAATCTATCGATGGCACAAAGACCATAGGTGTCTCGCATAAACCTACATCGCAAACTGAACCAACCGGTGCAACATCGGTACCGTATGACCCAGTTATGTGCATATTTAGTGGTGAAAGATCGCAAACCATGGAGGATAATATCAAGGCCATGGGCAAAAACTACTCGTTTTTTATACCAGAGCGTGAGTACCTGGTCTCACCTGATGGTTTGTTGGGATACTTATACGATAAAATACACAACCAATACACTTGTATATACTGCCATAAACCATTTGGTAGCATATACGCAGTAAATCACCATATGGAACAGAAGCAGCACCGCAAGCTAAACGATGATGATCTTGATGAGGTGGCACAGTTTTACGATTTCACGAGATCATATGCAGAACTTATGATTAAAGGGGTGGATTATTATAAACATGATGGAACGGAGTCCACAGTTGATCGTGATGACAGTGAGTACACAGACGATGAGGATGACTGGGAAGATGTCATTACCCCCGAAACAGAGCAACATGATGCTATACAAACACTGTCGTCACTCGGTTTATATCGTGCACGGATTAGCCCTAGCGGTAATCTCACATTACCAAATGGCAGGGAGGCCATCCATAGGGATATATCATACGTCTACAAGCAGCACCTGATTGTTAGAAGTTCATATGGAATGGCTAAGGGACCAACTGGGTTCCAGTTCTTACCCACTGCACTAAAGAAACAAATTAAACAGGCAGATAAGCTGAAACGCACGAAATTGGATCATGGAACGCTCAAGGCGCAATACAAATCGTACAAGCTTTTTGTACCATGCAACCAAATTGCATATGCAACATGA
- a CDS encoding putative U6 snRNA-associated Sm-like protein LSm3, producing the protein MSKEPMDVIRVNLDERVYLKCKGGREIVGQLHAYDEHCNMLLSDAIETFTSVELDPTTNQEVTTITSKDSGVVFVRGDALILLSHANST; encoded by the exons ATGAGTAAGGAGCCTATGGATGTTATCCGCGTCAATCTTGACGAACGGGTGTATCTAAAATGCAAGGGTGGTCGTGAAATTGTCGGCCAGCTTCAT GCTTATGACGAGCATTGTAATATGCTACTATCGGATGCTATAGAGACATTTACTTCAGTTGAACTGGATCCTACAACGAATCAAGAAGTAACTACG ATCACCTCAAAGGACAGCGGTGTTGTTTTCGTCAGAGGTGATGCACTCATACTGTTATCTCACGCAAATTCTACTTGA
- a CDS encoding putative ribosomal protein L21, protein MPHSYGKRARTRDKFSKAFRRNGMPSVGRYLQQYRVGEYVDILCDPSVHKGMPYSYYHGKTGMVYNITPRSLGVIIKKVVRGKQLLKRIHVHIEHVRKSRCREDFLKRVALNDELKRKAKLENKKIQVKRQPAPVAPGYLVKATPESIIAMDPVPFVEKY, encoded by the coding sequence aTGCCGCACTCCTACGGTAAACGCGCTCGTACTAGAGACAAGTTCTCGAAGGCTTTCCGCCGCAATGGAATGCCTTCAGTTGGACGCTATTTGCAGCAGTATCGCGTTGGGGAGTACGTCGATATCCTTTGTGACCCTTCTGTCCACAAGGGTATGCCTTACTCTTACTACCACGGTAAAACTGGCATGGTCTACAACATTACCCCGAGATCATTAGGTGTCATCATTAAGAAGGTTGTCCGTGGCAAGCAGCTTTTGAAGCGCATTCACGTGCACATTGAACACGTTCGTAAGAGTCGTTGCCGTGAAGACTTTTTGAAGCGTGTCGCTCTTAACGATGAACTTAAACGCAAGGCAAAGTTGGAAAACAAGAAGATTCAGGTCAAGAGGCAACCCGCTCCTGTTGCTCCTGGTTACCTTGTAAAGGCTACACCAGAATCCATCATCGCTATGGACCCTGTTCCATTTGTCGAAAAATACTAg
- a CDS encoding putative ribosomal protein L10, with product MGRRPARCYRYCKNKPYPKSRFCRGVPDAKIRIYDMGLKGADVDDFPYAVHLVSGEYEQISSEALEAARICANKFMVKSGGKESFHIRIRVHPFHVLRINKMLSCAGADRLQTGMRRAFGKPNGVVARVDIGQILISVRTREALVPKAVEALRRAKYKFPGRQKIFISNNWGFTNFTREDYLKYQSEGRLENKGVHVKWISSHGPLTKVFPQLENVHVPLDKEIVSP from the coding sequence ATGGGACGAAGACCGGCAAGGTGTTATCGCTATTGCAAGAACAAACCATACCCAAAATCCAGGTTTTGCAGAGGTGTACCAGATGCAAAAATCAGGATTTATGATATGGGATTGAAGGGAGCCGATGTTGATGACTTCCCTTATGCTGTCCATCTGGTTTCGGGTGAATATGAACAGATATCATCGGAAGCACTCGAAGCTGCCCGTATCTGTGCTAACAAATTCATGGTAAAATCAGGTGGAAAAGAATCTTTCCACATCAGGATTCGGGTACATCCTTTCCACGTGCTGCGTATTAACAAAATGCTTTCGTGTGCTGGTGCCGATAGATTGCAAACTGGTATGAGACGTGCTTTTGGCAAACCAAATGGTGTTGTCGCTAGGGTAGACATTGGTCAAATTCTGATCTCCGTAAGGACAAGGGAAGCTCTCGTGCCAAAAGCTGTTGAGGCTTTGCGTAGGGCAAAGTACAAATTCCCAGGTAGACAAAAGATATTCATCTCTAACAACTGGGGATTTACCAATTTCACGAGGGAAGATTACTTGAAATATCAATCCGAAGGTCGTCTTGAGAATAAGGGTGTTCATGTTAAGTGGATATCATCACATGGCCCACTTACTAAAGTTTTCCCACAGTTAGAAAATGTGCACGTTCCTTTGGACAAGGAAATCGTATCTCCTTAG
- a CDS encoding DnaJ C terminal domain family protein — MVLTYPARMFLSCYISSQKRLCYRTLLITVSPCNNTPSNRNFCTGYYPKEHRNISRHSGCIKNDSNRCHIRQLHTSRTRKNKDPYSVLGVSRNATNDEIKRKFRELAKKYHPDLNPSPDAKQKMAEISSAYELLSDPKKRQVYDQTGMNAGDGGYDPTAGFSGFGDSSFMFTDFAEMFSRMAGGHGNNNPFTGTSRGDDIQTEITISFMEAVKGCSKNINIPARVACGDCKGLGRQPGTNIEVCKVCNGTGVQRMERGPIIIGVPCRSCSGTGQVIAHPCRACGGSGDRAQTKSVNINIPAGVRQGMQMRVPNQGHVGVRGGKSGHLFVNINIQPHQIFKWIDDDIHVHIPISLKQCLLGGNVVVPTLDGHTELTLTPNSQPFFIKTLINKGPPKIDSRNNGNLIVHLELKLPDQLTPKQRELVEEFDKESSSCTKGQKGVNNQSNGTDSNRWWKCVVGSNKH, encoded by the exons ATGGTGTTAACATATCCTGCTAGGATGTTTTTAtcatgttatatatcatcgcAAAAACGGCTCTGTTACCGTACCCTGCTTATTACAGTATCGCCATGCAACAATACACCCAGTAATCGGAATTTTTGCACAGGTTATTATCCTAAAGAACATCGTAATATTTCAAGGCATAGTGGTTGTATAAAGAATGATTCCAATCGTTGCCATATTAGGCAACTACATACCTCCAGAACTAGAAAGAATAAGGATCCGTATTCGGTACTTGGAGTTAGCAGAAATGCTACTAATGATGAGATTAAAAGAAAATTCAGGGAATTGGCAAAGAAATATCACCCAGACTTAAATCCGTCACCAGATGCAAAACAGAAGATGGCTGAAATATCGAG CGCATATGAGCTTTTGTCTGACCCAAAGAAAAGACAGGTTTATGATCAAACTGGTATGAACGCTGGTGATGGCGGATATGATCCAACAG CTGGTTTTAGCGGTTTTGGTGACTCTTCATTTATGTTCACCGATTTTGCTGAAATGTTCTCGAGAATGGCAGGGGGACATGGAAATAACAACCCATTTACGGGTACCTCTCGTGGTGATGACATACAG ACTGAAATTACTATATCATTTATGGAAGCTGTGAAGGGTTGCTCCAAG aaTATTAATATACCAGCAAGGGTGGCATGCGGTGACTGCAAAGGGCTAGGGAGACAACCAGGAACTAATATCGAGGTGTGCAAAGTTTGTAATGGAACTGGAGTTCAACGTATGGAAAGAGGGCCTATAATAATAGGAGTCCCATGTAGAAGTTGTAGCGGTACAGGACAGGTAATTGCACATCCATGCCGTGCTTGCGGCGGATCCGGTGATAGAGCTCAGACTAAATCGgttaatataaacataccagcTGGAGTACGACAGGGTATGCAAATGAGAGTGCCAAATCAGGGACACGTTGGCGTAAGGGGTGGGAAGAGTGGACACCTATTTGTTAACATCAATATACAACCGCACCAAATTTTCAAGTGGattgatgatgatatacacGTTCACATACCAATATCGCTCAAGCAGTGTCTACTAGGTGGTAACGTTGTAGTACCGACTTTAGATGGACATACCGAACTGACTCTCACGCCTAACAGTCAACCGTTCTTCATTAAAACGTTGATAAACAAAGGACCACCCAAAATTGACAGCCGTAACAATGGAAATTTGATCGTACATCTGGAACTCAAGTTACCCGATCAACTTACACCAAAACAAAGGGAACTTGTGGAAGAATTCGACAAAGAAAGTTCTTCATGCACCAAAGGACAAAAAGGTGTAAACAACCAATCTAATGGAACTGACAGTAACCGATGGTGGAAATGTGTCGTAGGCTCCAATAAACACTAA
- a CDS encoding nascent polypeptide-associated complex (NAC) domain family protein has protein sequence MTVAVADDVTPDMLAARERLRARMGVSGTQTGGKGTARRKMKKTSKLVGDDKRLQFGLRSIGAANIPGIEEVQMIKNDGHVLIFSNPKVQAAPNANTYVISGVEEEREISLPDILQQLSAAGINLPQAGNHADQEGDIPQLVEGFDSVAQKGEEEAKIVEAD, from the coding sequence ATGACTGTCGCTGTAGCGGATGATGTAACGCCTGATATGTTGGCTGCTCGTGAGCGGCTACGTGCTCGTATGGGTGTATCTGGTACCCAAACTGGTGGCAAAGGCACTGCCAGAAGGAAGATGAAAAAGACCAGTAAGCTGGTTGGTGATGACAAGCGTTTACAATTTGGACTACGATCAATAGGCGCTGCTAACATTCCGGGCATCGAAGAGGTTCAGATGATAAAGAATGACGGTCACGTACTGATCTTTAGCAACCCCAAGGTACAGGCAgcaccaaatgctaacACATACGTTATTTCTGGCGTCGAAGAAGAGCGCGAAATATCGTTGCCTGACATACTTCAGCAACTTTCTGCTGCCGGCATTAATCTTCCTCAAGCTGGAAACCACGCCGACCAGGAAGGAGACATTCCGCAACTAGTCGAGGGATTCGATAGTGTAGCCCAAAAAGGTGAGGAAGAGGCCAAAATTGTCGAGGCCGACTGA
- a CDS encoding putative integral membrane protein yields MSAHLMQAGFGLANYLHTALSPAPLRSDDVPTGFDQPSDRQCRPPAMIHSLIDSGRFYFRLTHQNALNNLICVFMPVGKVRHLVPDLYIPVVSVYTFLLLRSIYVSTLRKGPYHLHEALTRTFTRMGLIFAAEFILFSGLLYATQPSLAPLDGISQQSQPGTNNSQVNTLGQPNNAFGGYMDGTIGNSTGTYSNNPFDHSGNKQSQHGVASYNSPPFGQMAPSNGNMNEFRGATKYFGEDMTLPLSGRSAIRIAQKLFIIGYKYILLNCYILLAFIAPIRAAMLPMAVYVCLCSLLFSLRMIVSLHPKEGNKQNPLIFVFPFLQPLFCYFLIPA; encoded by the coding sequence ATGTCCGCACATTTGATGCAAGCGGGCTTTGGTCTCGCTAATTACTTACATACGGCACTGTCACCAGCCCCTTTACGTAGCGATGATGTGCCTACCGGCTTTGACCAGCCGTCAGATCGGCAATGTCGTCCTCCTGCTATGATTCATTCACTTATTGATTCAGGTCGTTTTTACTTTAGATTGACTCATCAGAATGCGTTGAATAATCTTATTTGTGTGTTTATGCCGGTTGGCAAAGTACGTCACCTAGTTCCTGACCTGTATATACCAGTGGTATCGGTCTACACATTTCTGCTACTGAGGTCTATATACGTGAGCACTTTGAGGAAAGGGCCGTATCACCTCCATGAAGCATTGACACGTACATTCACAAGGATGGGATTAATATTTGCTGCGGAGTTCATATTATTCTCTGGACTACTCTACGCAACTCAACCGTCATTGGCACCTCTGGATGGTATATCTCAGCAGTCGCAACCTGGCACAAATAATTCCCAGGTAAACACTTTGGGTCAGCCAAACAACGCTTTTGGTGGCTACATGGACGGCACAATAGGGAATTCTACTGGTACATATTCAAATAACCCTTTCGACCATAGTGGGAACAAGCAATCGCAACATGGTGTGGCATCGTATAATTCGCCGCCATTTGGACAAATGGCACCATCTAATGGCAATATGAATGAGTTCCGTGGCGCTACCAAGTATTTCGGTGAGGATATGACACTACCTCTATCTGGCAGGTCCGCAATTCGCATCGCACAGAAGCTTTTCATCATCGGCTACAAGTATATACTGCTAAATTGCTACATTTTATTGGCGTTTATTGCACCCATACGTGCTGCGATGTTACCgatggcagtgtatgtCTGTCTCTGTTCTCTATTATTCTCCCTGAGGATGATAGTATCGCTACACCCCAAGGAAGGAAATAAGCAAAATCCGCTTATTTTCGTGTTTCCATTTCTACAACCGCTTTTCTGCTACTTCCTTATACCGGCATAA
- a CDS encoding replication factor-a protein 1 (rpa1) family protein: MSLPRILTPDFFTQLTDSIQKAGGAVPKEQHESPSSVKVLCIQQSPVGENRHLIEVLDGSVPVKYKHTCLAIIPTTADGDSQLVGRIISFTKYNVIPTRSRYLILLTNIAILPGDYRHLTSYLGTNLVYHPSLTVKQQNAEPVSKPVEQAGGFQTSSHVTKQPMAQSGNTTLSSMPSSNTINTSTSYAQSHHAPTSFSHDSSTNHGPIRNTDDQLMLKKPQSAPYATNTSKPVVKVGDGNNSGYISIADLTIYTPKWSIRARVLNKTHIKKFNNQWGEGQLFSVDLCDNSGDIRATLFGEAVTKWYNFIEEGQVYSISGGQLRPANKKFNSLSHACEMSLDENSQILLDRDDQSIPLIRCNFVPIKQVERLSSGDIIDVIGVVARFNDIKSYQSKSTGTTSDKREILLCDSSGSSVWVTLWNKKVQQFLTSELETHPIIAMKGVRVNEWQGKKLDTIGTTHITINPAVPEVAKLKNWWATEGSQMQFDAGRSSIDNNIEDIISIGALTQAANQAYQFKALGDSGITFTARGMVEVIRENTFSWPACIECQRKMVNELGQWVCSRCKCTRQPRHTYILSMKISDDTGHLWATASSIVGDEIMNGIPAAEVLALAGNNDINVDGKNFMNIFEEARLTEYIFKIKVYTETYMDEPRIKYRVTKAIKLRRCLDTVIKCLIKEIDGMML; the protein is encoded by the exons atgtCACTTCCTCGTATATTAACTCCAGATTTCTTTACACAGCTTACTGATTCAATACAGAAGGCTGGTGGAGCTGTACCGAAAGAACAGCATGAATCTCCTTCCTCTGTAAAGGTGCTGTGTATACAGCAGTCTCCAGTAGGAGAAAATAGGCATCT AATTGAAGTGCTGGATGGTTCTGTACCGGTGAAATACAAACACACATGCCTCGCAATTATTCCTACAACGGCCGACGGAGATAGCCAACTGGTAGGAAGAATCATTAGTTTTACAAAGTACAATGTCATCCCAACGAG GTCTCGTTATCTTATCTTACTCACCAATATTGCGATCCTTCCTGGAGATTACAGGCATTTAACATCTTATTTGGGCACAAACCTAGTATACCATCCT AGTCTAACGGTAAAGCAACAGAATGCGGAACCAGTGTCTAAGCCGGTTGAACAAGCCGGCGGTTTTCAGACATCAAGTCATGTTACAAAGCAACCCATGGCCCAAAGTGGAAACACTACGTTAAGTAGTATGCCTTCAAGTAATACCATTAACACTTCTACATCGTATGCACAGAGTCATCACGCTCCGAC TTCATTTTCGCATGATAGCAGTACAAATCACGGTCCTATAAGGAATACAGATGATCAACTTATGCTAAAGAAGCCGCAAAGCGCCCCTTATGCTACAAACACCTCTAAACCCGTAGTGAAAGTGGGAGACGGGAATAATTCAGGATATATATCGATTGCAGACCTCACTATTTACACTCCAAAGTGGAGTATTCGTGCAAGAGTGTTAAACAAAACACATATAAAGAAGTTCAATAATCAATGGGGAGAAGGACAACTGTTTTCTGTGGATCTATGCGACAATAGT GGTGATATACGTGCAACGTTGTTTGGCGAAGCTGTCACCAAGTGGTACAATTTTATAGAAGAGGGACAG GTTTATAGCATTAGTGGTGGCCAGCTGAGACCAGCAAATAAAAAGTTCAACAGTCTCAGTCACGCTTGTGAAATGTCACTCGATGAGAATTCACAGATATTGCTGGATAGAGATGATCAGTCGATACCACTGATTCGTTGCAATTTCGTACCCATTAAGCAAGTTGAACGCTTGTCTTCAGGTGATATAATTGACGTTATCGGTGTCGTTGCACGATtcaatgatataaaatcatATCAAAGCAAG AGTACTGGTACTACTTCTGATAAGAGAGAAATATTGTTATGTGACAGCAGTGGATCTAGCGTATGGGTTACGCTTTGGAATAAGAAGGTCCAACAATTTCTTACTAGCGAACTCGAAACTCATCCTATCATAGCAATGAAAG GTGTGAGAGTCAATGAGTGGCAAGGTAAGAAGTTGGACACCATAGGCACAACCCATATTACAATTAATCCCGCTGTTCCGGAAGTTGCAAAACTAAAAAATTGGTGGGCAACA GAAGGATCACAAATGCAGTTTGATGCGGGAAGATCATCGATTGACAATAATATTGAAGATATTATATCCATAGGCGCACTTACACAAGCTGCAAACCAGGCTTATCAATTCAAAGCATTGGGTGATAGCGGTATCACATTCACTGCCCGTGGCATGGTGGAAGTTATTAGGGAAAATACATTTTCGTGGCCTGCTTGTATTGAATGCCAAAGGAAAATGGTAAACGAATTAGGTCAATGGGTATGTTCAAGATGCAAGTGCACACGACAGCCGAGACACACTTATATACTTTCAATGAAAATATCGGATGACACGGGACATCTATGGGCTACTGCATCAAGTATCGTTGGTGACGAAATAATGAACGGAATACCAGCTGCTGAAGTGTTAGCGTTAGCTGGGAataatgatataaatgtaGATGGAAAAAATTTCATGAATATATTCGAAGAAGCACGACTAACGGAGTATATCTTCAAAATAAAGGTTTACACCGAAACGTACATGGATGAACCCAGAATCAAATATCGCGTCACTAAAGCTATAAAATTGAGAAGATGTTTAGACACAGTCATCAAATGTCTAATAAAAGAAATTGATGGAATGATGTTGTGA
- a CDS encoding putative ribosomal protein L24, giving the protein MAKLLKAQFQAARMSKNRHIPDRTYFLHFSKYNSIPKPLQERRQPRRVNLAECLNIQTGDLVEVLHGQDERKQGVVLKVFHRKNQVIVENCNMRKTYWNPKWDKENQPTLLTQEMPIHISNVALVDPVVKKPTIVKRRYMMNGECVRICKLSGCALPKPVEVVKGLYKPPPKRTVPIKDDYAHKDYDNFNMLVNIARKIKDKTIESLIADREYNTKNT; this is encoded by the exons ATGGCAAAGTTGCTAAAAGCGCAGTTTCAGGCTGCGCGTATGTCGAAAAATAGACATATACCAGATCGCACTTATTTCCTCCATTTTTCAAAGTATAACTCTATACCGAAACCACTACAAGAACGTCGTCAACCAAGGCGTGTTAACCTTGCAGAATGTCTAAATATTCAAACTGGAGATCTAGTAGAGGTATTACACGGCCAGGATGAAAGGAAGCAAGGGGTGGTCCTCAAAGTATTCCATCGAAAAAATCAAGTTATTGTGGAGAATTGCAATATG AGGAAAACATACTGGAATCCGAAATGGGACAAAGAAAATCAGCCCACATTACTTACACAAGAAATGCCAATCCATATCTCCAATGTAGCTTTAGTTGACCCGGTTGTAAA GAAACCAACCATCGTCAAAAGAAGGTACATGATGAACGGAGAATGCGTACGAATATGTAAATTATCAG GCTGCGCGTTACCAAAACCGGTGGAAGTGGTTAAGGGATTGTATAAACCTCCTCCTAAAAGAACAGTACCAATTAAG GACGATTACGCACATAAAGATTATGATAATTTCAATATGCTAGTCAACATCGCACGAAAAATTAAGGATAAGACCATCGAATCTTTGATAGCGGATCGTGAATATAATACGAAAAATACTTAA
- a CDS encoding putative integral membrane protein, whose translation MAAISWRSKTLLSFISLFMVFVFAADFPWNRFWILLVVMLSTMLMADVLFITPNTFSLDPFYSNWEMRMNSRSH comes from the exons ATGGCGGCAATTTCTTGGCGTTCTAAAA CGCTGTTGTCGTTCATATCCCTGTTTATGGTATTCGTCTTCGCTGCAGACTTCCCATGGAACCGTTTTTG GATCTTGCTGGTCGTCATGCTGTCGACTATGTTAATGGCGGATGTACTGTTTATAACTCCGAACACGTTCTCGCTAGATCCGTTCTACAG TAACTGGGAGATGAGAATGAACAGTCGATCTCATTAA